AGATATAAACTGCTGAAAAAATCCCCACTACATCGGCCGTCAGCCCGGCCAGAAGGGCATAGCGAATTTTTTTAATGCCCACTGAACCAAAATAAACCGCCAGTACGTAAAATGTGGTTTCCGTAGAACCAAACATGGTGGCCGCAGTTTTCGCAATCAAGGAATCGGGGCCATGTTGTTCTACCAAGTCAGCAAACAAACCAAAGGAACCACTGCCGGAAAGGGGACGCATTAGGGCCAACAGTAAGTTCTCCGGCGGAAAATTGACCAAACTCAACACTGGGCTAAGCACCGTCAGCAATAAATCCAGCATGCCAGAAGCCCGAAACATGGCGATCGCCACTAGCATAGCCACTAGGAAAGGAATAATCCTCACGGCAATGGTGAAACCTTCCTGGGCTCCGTCCACAAAAACTTCGTAAACTTTAACTTTTTTGACCACCAGGCCATAAAAGGGAATGCCACAGAGCAAAAAGGGAATAACATATTTTGCTCCAGCATTAAAAA
The genomic region above belongs to Synechocystis sp. PCC 6803 substr. PCC-P and contains:
- a CDS encoding spore maturation protein, with product MLESVADIFNAGAKYVIPFLLCGIPFYGLVVKKVKVYEVFVDGAQEGFTIAVRIIPFLVAMLVAIAMFRASGMLDLLLTVLSPVLSLVNFPPENLLLALMRPLSGSGSFGLFADLVEQHGPDSLIAKTAATMFGSTETTFYVLAVYFGSVGIKKIRYALLAGLTADVVGIFSAVYICQFLFG